A DNA window from Brassica napus cultivar Da-Ae chromosome C1, Da-Ae, whole genome shotgun sequence contains the following coding sequences:
- the LOC106373906 gene encoding uncharacterized protein LOC106373906: MATKFIILAQVHRSKISISTRKPRKRNENKPRPSKSISENMFNNAFPGKTRTEIYYNDLKKSDPLANALLFMEDQPVKEEETSQQEHGELYNLNRKDGKSVIATEYGDLRREVAQISLFWYMKCSISYILRKARAFYNEFSCDACVGSSTMVVVDPYFSVPVLPYNN; encoded by the coding sequence ATGGCTACTAAATTCATCATCCTCGCTCAAGTCCACCGCTCCAAAATCTCAATTTCGACCCGGAAACCTCGTAAACGCAACGAAAACAAGCCCCGGCCATCAAAATCCATAAGCGAAAACATGTTCAACAATGCTTTTCCTGGAAAAACGCGTACGGAAATCTATTATAATGACCTTAAAAAATCAGACCCTCTAGCTAATGCACTATTGTTTATGGAAGACCAGCCAGTTAAAGAAGAGGAGACGAGCCAACAAGAACACGGGGAGCTGTACAACCTCAACCGCAAAGACGGTAAGTCGGTAATCGCAACAGAATACGGAGATTTGAGACGTGAAGTTGCTCAAATAAGCTTGTTTTGGTACATGAAATGTTCCATAAGCTATATATTAAGGAAGGCACGAGCGTTTTACAATGAGTTTTCTTGTGATGCTTGTGTTGGGAGTAGCACTATGGTTGTGGTCGATCCATATTTTTCTGTTCCGGTTTTACCTtacaataattaa